One segment of Pseudanabaena sp. PCC 6802 DNA contains the following:
- a CDS encoding ATP-dependent 6-phosphofructokinase, with amino-acid sequence MTNTPTSTNDRKPKRIGILTSGGDCPGLNAVIRAVVKVATNKYGWEVYGIPYGTDGFIDLLLNKRHPEELRIKEHGYDIPGLVQGLDILHFLSGSVLGSVNKGNPSQHADEILQGYEKLGLNALIVMGGDGSIEILNNLARKADELGKPWNWVAVPKTIDNDVPYTEVSVGFDTAVNHVTQALYDLTFTAASHDRVMVVQVMGRDAGYLAMESGIAGCSDAILIPELTPILDENTIEGICQHISQLRWQGRRFALIVVAEGVKNHLGQKEHYIGDYLANQIQEYSSKLCGTGQPEYSNLDKIDTRVTTLGHLQRGGTPTSTDRLLATAFGREAVELIANGNYNQMVIWQNGRVSSVPISHVVEQIAIARKQKIAPSRVEPHSFLVCTARDIGIYIGERTGG; translated from the coding sequence ATGACAAATACACCAACAAGTACAAACGATCGCAAACCCAAACGCATTGGTATTCTTACCAGCGGTGGTGACTGCCCCGGACTCAATGCTGTAATTCGGGCTGTAGTTAAAGTAGCAACTAACAAATACGGTTGGGAAGTGTATGGGATTCCCTATGGCACTGATGGTTTTATTGATTTACTCCTGAACAAGCGCCATCCCGAGGAATTGCGAATTAAAGAACACGGTTACGATATCCCAGGGTTAGTGCAGGGATTGGACATTCTCCACTTTTTAAGCGGTAGCGTCCTGGGATCGGTAAACAAAGGCAATCCCTCTCAACATGCCGATGAGATCTTGCAAGGCTATGAAAAGCTGGGGTTAAATGCTCTGATTGTCATGGGTGGAGACGGCAGCATTGAGATTTTAAATAACTTGGCGCGCAAAGCGGATGAGCTAGGCAAACCTTGGAATTGGGTGGCAGTGCCCAAAACCATCGATAACGACGTTCCCTATACCGAAGTTTCAGTGGGATTTGATACGGCGGTCAACCACGTCACTCAGGCACTCTACGACCTCACATTTACCGCTGCCAGCCACGATCGCGTTATGGTAGTCCAGGTCATGGGGCGAGATGCTGGTTATCTAGCGATGGAGTCGGGGATTGCTGGTTGCTCGGATGCAATTCTAATCCCCGAACTGACTCCCATCCTTGACGAAAACACGATCGAAGGAATTTGCCAGCACATCTCACAATTGCGCTGGCAGGGACGACGATTTGCCCTCATCGTTGTGGCGGAGGGAGTCAAAAATCATCTCGGTCAGAAAGAGCACTATATCGGCGATTATCTAGCCAATCAAATTCAGGAATACAGCAGCAAACTTTGCGGTACGGGGCAGCCCGAATACAGCAACCTGGATAAGATCGATACGCGCGTGACGACGCTGGGGCATTTGCAGCGCGGTGGTACGCCGACATCGACCGATCGCCTGCTGGCAACGGCTTTTGGCAGAGAAGCCGTAGAGCTAATTGCTAACGGTAACTACAACCAGATGGTAATTTGGCAGAATGGTAGAGTGAGTAGCGTTCCCATTAGTCACGTTGTCGAGCAGATCGCGATCGCCCGCAAACAGAAAATAGCGCCCTCGCGGGTCGAGCCACATAGTTTCTTGGTCTGCACGGCACGCGATATCGGTATCTATATAGGGGAACGCACAGGAGGATGA
- a CDS encoding dihydroorotate dehydrogenase-like protein → MDLTTTYLGLKLRSPLVPSSATPLSEDIDNIKRMEDAGAAAIVLHSLFEEQLVQEKFELHHHLTYGTESFAESLTYFPEPETFHVGPELYLEHICKAKESVAIPVIASLNGYTSGGWVEYAQLMQQAGADAIELNIYYVPTDPNMTGAEVEQNYINILRDVKAEVTIPVAIKLSPFFSNMANMAKRLDYAGADGLVLFNRFYQPDIDLENLEVYPHLVLSSPNDTRLPMRWIAILYGRIGADLAATSGIQRGSDAIKMLMAGAKVTQLCSVLLRHGIEHIRAIEQDILHWMEEHEYESVQQMQGSMSQINCPDESAFERAQYMKAIQSYKPKHALPR, encoded by the coding sequence ATGGATCTAACTACTACTTATCTCGGGTTAAAATTGCGATCGCCCCTCGTGCCATCCTCTGCCACACCCTTAAGCGAAGATATCGATAATATCAAGCGCATGGAAGATGCGGGGGCAGCGGCGATCGTCCTCCACTCCCTGTTTGAGGAACAACTGGTGCAGGAAAAATTTGAATTGCACCACCACCTCACCTACGGCACCGAAAGCTTTGCCGAATCGCTCACCTATTTCCCCGAACCGGAAACATTCCACGTAGGGCCAGAACTCTATTTGGAACATATTTGCAAAGCCAAGGAATCCGTAGCAATCCCCGTTATTGCCAGCCTGAACGGCTATACCTCAGGGGGTTGGGTGGAGTACGCGCAACTGATGCAGCAGGCTGGGGCAGATGCGATCGAGTTGAATATTTACTACGTGCCCACCGATCCCAATATGACTGGCGCGGAGGTGGAGCAAAACTACATCAACATCCTGCGCGATGTGAAAGCAGAAGTAACGATTCCAGTTGCCATTAAGCTGAGTCCTTTCTTTAGCAACATGGCAAATATGGCAAAGCGACTGGACTATGCTGGTGCCGATGGGCTGGTACTGTTCAATCGCTTCTATCAGCCAGATATCGATCTAGAGAATTTGGAGGTTTACCCTCACCTGGTCTTGAGTTCTCCCAACGACACTCGCCTCCCCATGCGCTGGATTGCTATCCTTTACGGTCGGATCGGAGCCGATCTCGCTGCTACCAGCGGCATTCAGAGGGGTAGTGACGCAATCAAGATGTTGATGGCAGGAGCAAAAGTAACGCAGCTTTGCTCCGTGTTATTGCGTCACGGCATCGAGCACATTCGCGCGATCGAACAGGATATCCTTCACTGGATGGAAGAACACGAGTACGAATCAGTCCAACAGATGCAGGGCAGCATGAGCCAGATCAACTGCCCCGATGAGAGCGCTTTCGAGCGCGCGCAGTACATGAAAGCTATCCAGAGCTACAAACCAAAGCATGCGTTACCAAGGTAA
- a CDS encoding pyruvate kinase: MFAPVLVRNKDSILDFASLDLSNPTILLAALQHLRQSVVVGGQAIFEQWRSRIERQAFRKSCLNLSYYLALRRHDLRALQTALMPWGLSSLGRLESRVLPNLDAAIATLGSVCHADPHSLPSRPIVEKFFEGEQLLQLNTEDIFNKTKATRRVRIMLTLPTEAASHYEFVRDLVRRGMDCARINCSHDNADIWKAAIDNVRLAEAEIGNSCKVLMDLGGPKPRMGVAIAPNTKQRIFRDEYLLLTRTPPAIVGATCFQANCTLPEVLDQVQVGEAVWIDDGHIGARIESITEEGVLLRVTHASSKGNKLLPDKGLNFPDTDLNLSPLTEKDLQDLDFVAIHADIVGYSFVQEPADIELLQRELRARLPERSPLPAIVAKIETPKAVRNLPELIVQAAGKQPFAIMIARGDLAVEIGYQRLAEIQEEILWLCEAAHVPVIWATQVLENLVKKGIPSRAEMTDAAMAERAECVMLNKGPFIADAVTILDDVLTRMETHQMKKTPQLRALRSW; encoded by the coding sequence ATGTTCGCTCCTGTTTTAGTGCGCAATAAAGATTCCATTCTCGATTTTGCAAGTTTAGATCTTTCCAATCCAACGATATTGCTCGCAGCGCTCCAACATTTGCGTCAGTCGGTCGTGGTGGGAGGGCAGGCAATTTTCGAGCAATGGCGATCGCGAATCGAGCGCCAGGCTTTTCGCAAAAGTTGCCTCAATCTTTCCTATTACCTGGCTCTCAGGCGACACGACTTGCGAGCCTTACAAACTGCTTTAATGCCCTGGGGCTTGTCATCTCTAGGGCGATTGGAATCTAGAGTATTGCCCAATCTCGATGCCGCGATCGCGACTTTGGGATCGGTTTGTCATGCCGATCCCCATTCACTACCCAGTCGTCCGATCGTAGAGAAATTTTTTGAAGGAGAGCAACTCCTTCAGTTAAATACAGAAGATATCTTTAACAAAACTAAAGCAACCCGCCGAGTCAGGATTATGTTAACCCTGCCTACAGAAGCAGCGAGTCATTACGAGTTCGTCCGCGATCTAGTAAGGCGAGGTATGGATTGCGCTCGCATTAACTGCAGTCACGATAATGCTGACATTTGGAAAGCCGCGATCGATAACGTCCGCTTGGCAGAAGCTGAAATCGGCAATTCCTGTAAGGTTCTGATGGATTTGGGCGGCCCCAAACCGCGCATGGGCGTGGCGATCGCCCCCAATACCAAACAGCGCATTTTCCGAGATGAATATCTCTTGCTAACTCGCACTCCCCCAGCGATCGTGGGGGCTACCTGTTTCCAAGCGAATTGCACTTTGCCAGAAGTACTCGACCAGGTGCAAGTTGGGGAAGCTGTTTGGATCGATGACGGTCATATTGGCGCTCGCATTGAATCTATAACGGAGGAGGGAGTTTTACTGCGCGTTACCCATGCTAGCTCGAAGGGCAACAAACTACTCCCCGATAAAGGTCTTAACTTCCCAGATACCGACCTGAATCTCAGTCCGCTCACAGAAAAAGATCTCCAGGATCTAGATTTTGTTGCCATTCATGCCGATATTGTTGGTTATTCTTTCGTTCAGGAACCTGCGGATATCGAACTGTTACAGCGAGAATTGCGGGCGCGGTTGCCAGAAAGATCGCCCTTGCCAGCAATTGTCGCCAAGATCGAAACTCCCAAGGCCGTTCGTAATCTGCCCGAATTAATCGTCCAGGCGGCTGGGAAACAGCCTTTTGCGATCATGATAGCTAGGGGAGATTTAGCGGTCGAAATCGGCTACCAGCGCCTTGCGGAAATACAAGAAGAAATTCTCTGGTTGTGCGAAGCCGCTCACGTTCCCGTAATTTGGGCAACTCAGGTCTTAGAAAATCTTGTTAAGAAAGGAATCCCTTCTCGGGCAGAAATGACCGATGCAGCGATGGCCGAGCGTGCGGAATGCGTCATGTTGAATAAAGGCCCGTTTATTGCCGATGCAGTAACGATTCTGGACGATGTTTTAACCAGAATGGAGACGCACCAGATGAAAAAAACTCCTCAATTGCGCGCGCTACGCTCCTGGTAA
- the nifJ gene encoding pyruvate:ferredoxin (flavodoxin) oxidoreductase yields MSSKNYAALDGNEAVARVAYAMNEVIAIYPITPATPMGEWADAWSAEGKANLWGTVPSVMEMQSEGGVAGAIHGALQAGSLSTTFTSSQGLLLTIPNLYKIAGELTSTVVHVAARSLAAQGLSIFGDHSDVMSVRATGFAMLCSASVQEAQDFAAIAQAATLESRVPFVHFFDGFRTSHEIQKIELLSADAMRALIADKWILAHRARSLSPDRPVLRGTAQNPDVYFQARESVNTYYNACPDIVQKAMDRFGDLTGRYYRLFEYYGAADADRVIVAMGSGCEAICETVDTLNASGEKVGVLKVRLYRPFDAQRLVAALPATVKHIAVLDRTKEPGSAGEPLYLDVVTALYEQVGANELVGANGCSPLQAVPKIVGGRYGLSSKEFTPAMVKSVFDNLLQVKPKNHFTIGINDDITQTSLDYDPSFSTEPSNVVRAMFYGLGSDGTVGANKNSIKIIGEETDNYAQGYFVYDSKKSGSITVSHLRFGPDPIRSTYLIDRANFVGCHQWNFLEWLDVLQSAAAGATLLLNSPYTADAVWDRLPLDVQEQIIRKQLKVYAIDANQVARNNGMGSRINTVMQVCFFALSGVLPRAEAIAKIKQTIEKTYGKKGPEIVRMNIQAVDSTLENLHEVSVPATATSKITMRSPVPANAPDFVRDVLGKMIAHRGDALPVSALPVDGTYPTGTAKWEKRNIAQEIPTWDPNVCIQCGKCVMVCPHGVIRGKAYEPTALVDAPPTFKSADARDRDFEGQKFTIQVAPEDCTGCGICVDVCPAKNKSMPSRKAINMEPQLPLRETECDNWNFFLNLPNPDRRNLKLHLVRQQQLEEPLFEFSGACAGCGETPYIKLVTQLFGDRMLVANATGCSSIYGGNLPTTPWSQNADGRGPSWSNSLFEDNAEFGLGFRLAIDKQAAYAAELLHDLGDVVGGELATAILQTEQHSEADIWEQRERVAQLKQRLDEAMHGGDPMTPQAMQSDDPVSVRAKHSDDNSSDSPTDLDPNASPLRGGDDASPLLSKIAMLRHLADYLVKKSVWIIGGDGWAYDIGFGGLDHVLASGRNVNILVLDTEVYSNTGGQSSKATPRAAVAKFASGGKPAPKKDLGLIAMSYGNVYVASVAMGAKDEHTLKVFLEAEAYDGPSLIIAYSHCIAHGINMQTAMNHQKAVVESGRWLLYRYNPTLKAEGKNPLHLDSGSPKKTVEESMYAENRFKMLSKSKPADAKQLLQAAQTDVDRRWQMYEYLASQHLGGNGAKASNGHGNHRSANNSADSDRAAQTSTP; encoded by the coding sequence ATGAGTAGTAAAAACTATGCAGCGTTGGACGGGAATGAGGCGGTAGCCCGCGTTGCTTACGCTATGAATGAAGTAATTGCCATTTACCCCATTACACCAGCTACACCAATGGGCGAATGGGCGGATGCCTGGTCTGCGGAAGGCAAAGCGAATCTATGGGGAACGGTACCGAGCGTGATGGAAATGCAAAGCGAGGGCGGCGTAGCCGGTGCGATCCACGGTGCTTTGCAAGCGGGCTCGCTCTCCACTACCTTTACATCATCCCAGGGATTGCTGTTGACTATTCCCAATCTCTACAAGATCGCTGGCGAACTCACCAGTACGGTCGTTCACGTCGCGGCTCGATCGCTAGCAGCACAGGGACTCTCGATTTTTGGCGATCACAGCGATGTCATGTCAGTGCGCGCCACGGGTTTTGCCATGCTGTGCTCGGCTTCCGTGCAGGAAGCTCAAGACTTTGCCGCGATCGCTCAAGCTGCTACTCTGGAATCGCGCGTACCGTTCGTTCACTTCTTTGATGGATTCCGCACCTCCCACGAAATTCAGAAGATAGAGTTGCTGTCGGCGGATGCCATGCGCGCCCTCATCGCGGATAAGTGGATTCTCGCCCATCGCGCGCGATCGCTGAGTCCCGATCGCCCCGTCCTGCGCGGCACGGCTCAAAACCCCGACGTGTACTTCCAAGCCCGCGAATCCGTCAATACCTATTACAATGCCTGTCCCGATATCGTACAAAAGGCGATGGATCGATTCGGCGACCTGACCGGGCGTTACTATCGCCTTTTTGAATATTACGGTGCTGCCGATGCCGATCGCGTCATAGTTGCGATGGGATCGGGGTGCGAGGCAATCTGCGAAACCGTCGATACCCTCAATGCCAGCGGTGAAAAAGTCGGCGTGCTGAAAGTGCGGCTTTATCGACCCTTCGATGCCCAGCGCCTGGTGGCGGCTCTCCCCGCTACCGTCAAGCATATTGCCGTACTCGATCGCACTAAGGAACCAGGGTCGGCGGGCGAACCCCTCTATCTCGATGTCGTTACGGCATTATACGAACAGGTAGGAGCGAACGAATTGGTAGGGGCAAACGGCTGTTCGCCCCTACAGGCCGTGCCCAAAATTGTGGGCGGGCGTTACGGTCTGTCATCGAAGGAATTTACGCCTGCTATGGTAAAGAGCGTCTTCGATAATTTATTGCAGGTCAAGCCGAAGAATCACTTTACGATTGGGATTAACGACGATATCACCCAAACTTCGCTAGACTACGATCCCAGCTTCTCCACCGAACCGAGTAACGTGGTGCGAGCCATGTTCTACGGGTTGGGTTCCGACGGTACGGTGGGAGCGAATAAAAACTCGATCAAGATTATTGGCGAAGAAACCGACAACTACGCCCAGGGTTACTTCGTCTACGACTCCAAAAAATCCGGTTCCATTACCGTTTCCCATTTGCGCTTCGGACCCGATCCCATTCGCTCCACATACCTGATCGATCGCGCCAATTTTGTCGGCTGTCATCAATGGAATTTCCTGGAATGGCTCGATGTTTTACAATCCGCCGCCGCTGGCGCTACGCTCCTGCTCAACAGTCCTTACACTGCCGACGCAGTATGGGATCGCCTGCCGCTTGACGTGCAGGAGCAAATTATTCGCAAGCAACTCAAAGTCTACGCGATCGATGCCAACCAGGTGGCTCGCAACAACGGCATGGGCAGCCGCATCAATACAGTCATGCAGGTATGTTTCTTTGCCCTGTCGGGCGTACTACCGCGCGCAGAAGCGATCGCCAAAATCAAACAGACAATTGAAAAGACCTACGGTAAAAAAGGCCCGGAAATCGTGCGCATGAACATCCAGGCCGTCGATAGCACGCTGGAGAATTTGCACGAGGTGAGCGTACCCGCCACCGCCACCAGTAAGATAACCATGCGATCGCCCGTTCCCGCAAATGCCCCTGACTTCGTGCGCGACGTGCTGGGTAAGATGATCGCCCATCGGGGAGACGCACTGCCGGTCAGCGCCCTGCCCGTAGACGGCACCTATCCTACAGGTACGGCAAAGTGGGAGAAGCGCAACATTGCCCAGGAAATTCCCACTTGGGATCCAAATGTTTGCATTCAGTGCGGTAAGTGCGTGATGGTATGCCCGCACGGCGTGATTCGAGGCAAAGCCTACGAACCGACAGCACTGGTTGATGCACCGCCTACGTTTAAATCTGCCGATGCCAGGGATCGCGACTTCGAGGGTCAGAAGTTCACAATTCAGGTTGCGCCTGAAGACTGCACGGGTTGCGGCATCTGCGTCGATGTCTGCCCTGCCAAGAATAAGTCCATGCCATCGCGCAAAGCGATTAATATGGAACCTCAGTTACCCCTACGCGAAACCGAATGCGATAATTGGAACTTCTTCCTCAACTTACCCAATCCCGATCGCCGCAATTTGAAACTTCATCTCGTGCGCCAGCAACAACTGGAAGAACCTCTATTTGAATTCTCCGGTGCCTGTGCTGGTTGCGGCGAAACTCCCTATATCAAGCTGGTGACCCAACTATTCGGCGATCGCATGCTGGTTGCCAATGCTACGGGTTGTTCTTCGATCTACGGCGGTAACCTGCCCACTACCCCCTGGTCGCAGAACGCAGATGGGCGCGGTCCTAGTTGGTCGAATAGCCTGTTTGAAGATAATGCCGAATTTGGTCTGGGATTCCGCTTAGCTATAGACAAACAAGCTGCCTACGCTGCGGAACTATTGCACGATCTCGGCGATGTGGTGGGAGGCGAACTCGCCACCGCCATCCTCCAGACAGAACAACATTCCGAAGCGGATATCTGGGAACAAAGGGAGCGGGTCGCCCAACTCAAACAACGTCTGGATGAGGCGATGCATGGTGGCGATCCGATGACGCCACAGGCGATGCAATCGGACGATCCGGTGAGTGTAAGGGCGAAGCATTCGGACGATAACTCTTCGGATTCTCCTACAGATCTCGATCCGAATGCTTCGCCCCTGCGAGGTGGCGACGATGCTTCGCCGCTCCTATCCAAAATCGCAATGCTGCGACACCTTGCCGACTATCTTGTCAAAAAGAGCGTCTGGATTATCGGCGGAGATGGCTGGGCTTACGACATCGGTTTTGGCGGTCTCGATCACGTCCTGGCTAGCGGACGCAACGTTAACATCCTGGTTTTAGACACCGAGGTTTACTCTAATACGGGCGGGCAATCCTCCAAGGCAACACCGCGTGCCGCTGTCGCCAAATTTGCTTCCGGCGGTAAACCCGCGCCCAAGAAAGATCTGGGACTAATCGCCATGTCCTATGGCAACGTCTATGTCGCCAGCGTAGCAATGGGAGCCAAGGACGAACATACCCTCAAAGTATTCCTAGAAGCCGAAGCCTACGATGGTCCCTCCCTGATAATTGCCTACAGCCACTGCATTGCCCACGGCATCAATATGCAAACGGCGATGAACCATCAAAAAGCAGTTGTAGAAAGCGGGCGCTGGCTGCTCTATCGCTATAACCCCACTCTTAAAGCAGAAGGCAAAAATCCCCTGCATCTTGATTCCGGATCGCCTAAAAAGACAGTGGAGGAATCTATGTATGCCGAAAACCGCTTCAAGATGCTTTCTAAGAGCAAGCCCGCCGATGCCAAGCAACTGCTGCAAGCAGCACAGACAGATGTCGATCGACGCTGGCAAATGTACGAATATCTAGCAAGCCAGCATTTGGGAGGAAATGGCGCTAAGGCTTCCAACGGTCACGGTAACCATCGCAGTGCCAACAATTCCGCTGACAGCGATCGCGCCGCCCAAACTTCCACGCCATAA
- the hypB gene encoding hydrogenase nickel incorporation protein HypB, whose amino-acid sequence MCTNCGCSAVGEFTVSGHDREHHHHHHDRGRNLEHLHHHHHAEHEDGREHHHHHDGTISATRNGDRRHVEIVQSILSKNERLAERNRGFFMAKGLLVLNVLSSPGSGKTALIERMLADSGDRLPTAVIVGDLATDNDAQRLRRTGAEAIQITTGDACHLEAEMVGRAVQQLHLDSIKLLVIENVGNLVCPAAYDLGEGLRVVVFSVTEGEDKPLKYPTMFKIADVVIISKIDIAEAVGFDRDSAIGNIQQIAPQARIIEVSARTGAGMETWYEFLKEKMREPFASMASV is encoded by the coding sequence ATGTGTACGAACTGCGGATGTAGTGCTGTAGGGGAATTCACGGTGAGCGGGCACGATCGCGAACATCATCACCATCACCACGATCGCGGTCGCAACTTGGAGCATCTCCACCATCACCATCACGCCGAACATGAAGATGGTAGAGAGCATCACCATCACCATGATGGAACTATTTCTGCTACACGTAACGGCGATCGCCGCCATGTCGAGATCGTGCAATCCATTTTGTCGAAAAACGAACGCTTAGCAGAGCGCAATCGCGGCTTCTTTATGGCGAAAGGTTTGCTGGTGCTGAACGTACTCTCTTCGCCTGGTTCTGGGAAAACGGCTTTAATCGAACGCATGTTAGCAGATTCAGGCGATCGCCTTCCTACTGCCGTCATTGTAGGCGATCTGGCAACGGATAACGATGCCCAACGCCTGCGGCGGACTGGTGCAGAAGCAATTCAAATTACCACTGGCGATGCTTGCCATTTAGAAGCAGAGATGGTCGGTCGTGCCGTTCAGCAACTGCATCTCGACAGTATTAAGCTATTAGTTATCGAAAATGTTGGCAATCTAGTTTGCCCTGCAGCCTATGACCTGGGTGAAGGCTTGCGCGTCGTAGTTTTCTCCGTCACAGAGGGAGAGGATAAACCGCTCAAGTATCCTACAATGTTCAAAATTGCCGATGTCGTAATTATTAGCAAAATAGATATTGCCGAAGCCGTGGGCTTCGATCGCGACTCAGCCATCGGAAATATCCAGCAAATCGCTCCACAAGCAAGGATTATAGAGGTTTCTGCTCGTACGGGCGCGGGCATGGAAACGTGGTATGAGTTCCTTAAAGAAAAGATGCGCGAACCCTTTGCCAGCATGGCTTCTGTATAG
- a CDS encoding CHAD domain-containing protein has product MAKPKTPLKPQKPPQKPRKSPFKGEKIDRRSLTIGEFVCAVIARQYKYMVTQERGVLADLDPEYLHQMRVGGRRLSTALQVFSHVVDLPKAAQEKRVRSLTKTLGALRDLDVQIDSLREDYCHRVSSAEREILDKVLASLDKQRQRAFAKVESILTHPSYEKLKAGCESWLEHPQFSSPVHFPLGLLLPDLLSPLLSALLLHPGWSIPIAETTGISESNSEVLHDLRKTCKYVRYQAEFFTDFYGATFKEWIDELKELQDSLGKVQDMQVFQALLLRELPEGADLPELQRAIQDNLIGATVNWESVRQKYLSADFRYQLHQMILEPLMQQITT; this is encoded by the coding sequence ATGGCGAAACCCAAAACACCATTGAAGCCTCAAAAACCGCCCCAAAAACCGCGTAAGAGTCCGTTTAAGGGCGAAAAAATCGACCGGCGATCGCTGACAATCGGTGAATTTGTCTGCGCGGTCATCGCTAGGCAATACAAATATATGGTTACCCAAGAACGGGGCGTGTTAGCCGATCTCGATCCAGAGTACCTGCACCAGATGCGCGTTGGCGGTCGGCGCTTGAGTACGGCTTTGCAGGTCTTTAGCCATGTTGTCGATCTCCCAAAGGCCGCGCAGGAAAAGCGCGTTCGCTCCCTGACGAAAACCTTGGGTGCATTGCGCGATCTAGACGTTCAGATTGATTCCTTGCGTGAGGATTACTGCCATCGCGTGAGTTCTGCCGAGCGCGAGATACTGGATAAAGTGCTGGCATCGCTGGATAAACAGCGACAACGAGCCTTTGCCAAGGTGGAATCTATCCTGACTCATCCCAGCTACGAGAAGCTGAAAGCAGGATGCGAAAGCTGGCTGGAGCATCCTCAGTTCTCATCTCCCGTCCACTTTCCCTTAGGACTGCTACTGCCAGATTTACTCAGCCCTCTCCTATCTGCTTTACTCCTGCACCCCGGCTGGTCGATTCCCATTGCGGAAACTACAGGGATTTCAGAGTCAAATAGCGAAGTTCTTCACGATTTGCGCAAGACCTGTAAGTACGTCCGATATCAAGCTGAGTTTTTCACTGACTTCTACGGTGCGACATTTAAGGAATGGATTGATGAGTTAAAGGAACTACAAGATAGCTTGGGCAAAGTGCAGGATATGCAAGTCTTTCAAGCATTACTTTTGCGCGAGTTGCCTGAAGGAGCAGATTTGCCCGAGCTTCAGCGCGCAATTCAGGACAATCTGATTGGAGCAACCGTCAATTGGGAATCAGTGAGACAGAAGTATCTCAGTGCTGACTTTCGCTACCAATTGCACCAAATGATTCTGGAGCCGTTAATGCAGCAGATAACCACCTGA
- the hypA gene encoding hydrogenase maturation nickel metallochaperone HypA — protein MTVPNPSAIARRSSLQTRLHIIDEKSSEPMHELSLMESTLGIALEYARNQKAQKIHQINLRVGAISGVVPEALAFAFDACTQDTIAAGADLKIELVPALCYCKNCDREFAPSDLIYACPDCGQISSDLLQGRELQLTSLEVS, from the coding sequence GTGACTGTCCCGAACCCAAGCGCGATTGCGAGGCGCTCTTCCCTACAGACACGATTGCATATTATTGACGAGAAATCTTCCGAACCCATGCACGAACTCAGCCTCATGGAATCAACTTTAGGAATCGCACTGGAGTATGCCAGGAACCAGAAAGCGCAGAAGATCCATCAGATTAATCTGCGCGTGGGAGCGATATCGGGCGTAGTGCCGGAAGCTTTGGCCTTTGCCTTTGATGCCTGCACGCAGGATACGATCGCCGCAGGAGCAGATCTTAAGATAGAGTTGGTGCCAGCCTTGTGCTACTGCAAGAACTGCGATCGCGAGTTTGCTCCATCGGATCTAATCTATGCCTGCCCCGATTGCGGGCAAATTAGCAGCGACCTATTGCAAGGACGGGAATTACAATTAACTTCTCTGGAGGTATCTTAA
- a CDS encoding hydrogenase maturation protease: MEVVTKLENSIARSHYEKVIAIGYGNTLRSDDGAGQKVAEIVDNWNLPQVRAIATHQLTPECAASIAESELAIFVDVYPVAEQPGMAEENAIRVIHIHPSTYRHCSTNEGFGHTTDPHSLLCLAEVVYGHAPPAWWILIPALNFEFGDRLSPLTTEGIDQALQKITEILGAAPP, from the coding sequence ATGGAAGTGGTTACCAAACTGGAAAATTCGATCGCTCGCTCCCACTATGAAAAAGTAATCGCGATCGGCTATGGCAATACACTGCGCAGTGACGATGGCGCGGGACAAAAAGTAGCGGAGATAGTCGATAATTGGAATTTACCGCAGGTGCGAGCGATCGCCACCCATCAACTCACCCCAGAATGTGCTGCCTCGATCGCCGAATCGGAATTAGCGATCTTTGTGGATGTTTATCCCGTCGCAGAGCAACCGGGGATGGCAGAAGAGAACGCCATTCGAGTTATACATATTCATCCTTCCACCTATAGGCATTGCTCTACAAACGAAGGATTCGGACATACTACCGATCCGCACTCTCTGCTGTGCTTAGCCGAAGTGGTCTACGGTCACGCTCCCCCTGCTTGGTGGATTCTTATTCCCGCTTTGAATTTTGAGTTTGGCGATCGCCTATCGCCCCTTACCACAGAGGGCATTGACCAGGCTCTACAGAAAATTACAGAAATCCTAGGAGCAGCGCCCCCGTGA